One window of the Rhipicephalus microplus isolate Deutch F79 chromosome 2, USDA_Rmic, whole genome shotgun sequence genome contains the following:
- the LOC142792096 gene encoding uncharacterized protein LOC142792096, with protein sequence MSSTYFSCKGTIFRQNNETAMVASISVPMVNLTIEYIEEKALSCFSLRPKLFLRYMDDCFCVMKMSEGEKFSEHLNSVHPAVRFTTECESDHCLPFLEVQKARKRNGPEFSIHRKPAHTGRYLRFASSHSACHKDSVANMLLERAKNLCSNDTEQ encoded by the coding sequence ATGTCCAGCACGTACTTCTCCTGCAAAGGAACCATTTTCAGGCAGAACAATGAAACAGCGATGGTAGCTTCCATCTCCGTCCCGATGGTGAACCTGACCATAGAgtacatagaagagaaagcactcagctgCTTCTCGCTgcgacccaagctttttctgcgttatatggaCGATTGCTTTTGTGTCATGAAGATGTCTGAAGGTGAAAAATTCAGTGAACACCTAAATTCCGTGCACCCAGCCGTACGATTCACGACTgagtgtgaaagcgaccactgcctgccctttctcgaaGTCCAGAaggcaagaaagcgcaacggccCCGAGTTCTCCATTCATAGGAAGCCAgcgcacactggccgctaccttcgATTTGCTTCTTCCCATTCCGCCTGCCACAAGGACTCGGTTGCGAACATGCTACTCGAAAGAGCTAAGAACTTATGCTCCAACGACACAGAGCAATAG